Sequence from the Lepisosteus oculatus isolate fLepOcu1 chromosome 13, fLepOcu1.hap2, whole genome shotgun sequence genome:
GCTACAACTTGAAAACAAGCTATtgttctctctgtgtggttAAAGAATAAGGCATAAGAAAAATATGCACAATCCTGTAAACAGTGTCATAACTGAATATGTAACTGACAGGCAGAGGGTGAGGATACACCTGTTACTTGGTAACTCCATCAAGAACTGTTTGCGAGGCACTGAGCTACGACTAGCGCTCCGCTGTACTGCCCTCTGCTGGGCAGCTCCTGTAATTTCACCCTTTCTCAGTGCCAATACTGTTTCAATTCAAGTGTAAACAAGTGGTTCccaattctggacctggtgaCCTACAGACctgttggtttttgttccagctgggCTCTCATTTATACAATAAAAACCTTAATTGACtgaattaatatggttaatctGAGCTATTTTGTTTGTTcccagctcttaaacatgttgTATCTTTAACTGTTGTATGTTTTaagaagtgaaataaaatcctcTGTCTAGAAACGAAATGGAAATATTGAATTGAAGTAGCTTCTTAGATCAAAGTGAGGCTTCAATGATCTAAAGATTTTTTGTCTGACATAATATGGCAGTAATGTTCAAAGGAGTCCTTGTGGTGATTACTTTTTGTCAGTGTTAATTGGtgcattcttttattttcagaacaaaCCATGACAACAGAATTCGTCATTGccttatttttattgcttcagCTCAGGCTTCATGGTCAAAGCTGTCCAGTTAGATGTCAGTGCTTCACTCCAGCCAAAGTGTTGTGTGCCGACGATGCAATGAAGTCTGTCCCTGTGAACATTACCTCTGCTGTAGAAGAACTCACAATTATGGCAACTAGCGTGACTCGTATTGGGCCTGATGCTTTCGAAGATAGCCCAGAGATCCAGAAGATCACGTTCCTCAATAACTTTATTGTGGAGGTGTCTGAGGGTGCCTTTGATGAGCTGACAAAACTGCAGGAGTTGGAGATAAGTGGTAACCGTAATCTCAGTGAAATCAGGACGGATGTTTTCACCTCATTGACAAACCTGAAGAAATTGTTTCTAAACTTCAATAAATTCGGAACTCTGGACACAGGCCTTTTTGATAACTTGCAGAACCTGGAAATCTTACATCTAAAAGGTAATCTTTTATCCACACTACCAGAGGATTTATTCCATCAGCTTCACCAGCTCCATGTTCTGGATCTTTCTCAAAATATGATATCTGTTGTGAGTAAGGACCTTTTCTGTGGCCTGACCAAGCTAGAAACCCTTTTTCTGAATGAGAACCAAATAGTCACTCTACAATCGAACGTGTTTTCTAATGTTGTAAGACTTCAGGAACTTTCCTTGCAAGGTAATAAGATTGCTGCCCTTCCCAAAGACATTTTTTCTAACTTGGGAGGATTGAAAGAATTAAATTTACGAGGAAACGTATTAAAAGAACTTGCGCCGGGCACATTTCACCCACCCTTGACGCATTTAAACCTTGAGCAGAACCAACTCACCAAGCTCTCTCCTGCACTGTTCTCACAACTGTCATGTCTCACCTACTTGAATCTGGCAAAAAATAAGCTTGCAGCTGTTCCAGAAGAGGCATTCCAAAATCTTACAGAATTAAGATTTCTCAGCTTAGCGGATAATCAAATAAGGTCCCTGCCAAAGATGGTCTTTCAAGACCTAACAAACGTCAATAAACTctatctgcaaaaaaacaacctgAGCTCATTGGACTTGGAATTATTTCAAAATCTGACCAATCTGGAACACCTTGGCCTTTTCCAAAATAAGCTGCGTACAGTTCCTGAAGGGCTTTTTGATGCAGTAATAATTCTGCCTTTCCTGTCATTACACGACAACCCCTGGACCTGTGACTGCAACCTGTTATATCTGTACAGGTTAATTCAGTACAGCACTTACAGCATACAGCACTCTGGCAGGATATACTGTCAGAGCCCTGAGCCTCTCAAAGGACAGAGTCTGGTCTTTCTGAGGCAGGAGCAGCTTGTTTGTCCTGCTCAGAATTTTACAACATGCATTAGAGACTTGTCCTCCTCCCAAAGGCGTCCTCAGGCAGGGAAGGATATCTCTGAAATATCAGAGGCCCAGATATTTGAAAGTCAAAAAGACACAAGACAGTGTGCTCTCAGTGAGGGAAATGGTGTGATCTACATAAAATGTAGCATTTCCAAATGTCCCAAAGTCAAGGTTGAAACTGAGGTTTCTAATGAACATgggaagaaaataaatcaaatttctGTGGGAAACCTTCCTGAAGACTCACAATGTCTCAACACGATCATCTCCATTACTGTTTAAAGACCTCAGTAACCACTTACATGTTACCAGCTACTCCTTGTTGTAATATTTTAAGTGAAATCAGTAACTGTCTATTTGCCTTAATAACTTTCAAGGTACTCTAAGAGCATAATGAAATCACATATTCATGTCTGTAATGACactatgaaatacagtatttaattaaatagaaGAAATTGCTGACACCTGTAAGTACAGCAAGCAACTTCTTGAAacttcttttgtcctccttcaCAGTGGCAAAGGTTTCTGTAAATGAGGTATGTAAACTTGTGAAAACAATGTATAAGTATTTTTGATAACCTGTTCTGTATAATATCAAAGAAAACTATACACTGAATCAAAGTGTTTTTAAGTTTAGTATTTTCAGCATTAGTAAATGGTAAATGCCTTTCCCTGATACATCCCTAAATCTTGAATTAGCTTTAATTTAAAGTAACTATCCACGATCAACCTGGATGCAAAAAAGTGTACTTTTATTATgtaatttttttgtctttttcggATTATTTTCTCCTCAAATATGTTATCGTAGGTTTATTTCACTACAATCAATTcgttacaattttttttaaaagccttaCCTTTGATTTACTAAAGTAAAATagctttaaaacatttctattgCATAGCCCATAAAGAAGGAGGACAAGGTTTAATGCCAAATACCAATACTACTGCTAAAAAGGTGAATAAACTTTACTTCTCCTGATTTTGGCTTTGTTCAAAGTACAACAAAGATTTACTAgatccttatacagtatacaaaaccatttctatactccattctttaaaaaagcattacatTTTGTTTAGCACTCGTAGTCATATACctgtacgtactgtataaaTTCTTTATCAAATTGAACACGTTGCAACTGCATTTTACTGTATGAAAGTTAAAGGCTCAAAGAGGGAAGAGTAAAAGAGATTAAAGAGGAAAACTACAGATTCACCAACATTATTTGCAGAAACAACCCAAGAAAGATTATACATGAGAGGAAGCTATCTGGCATATCCAGCTCTTTTGGTAGTAGCTAAGAGGTCTGAGAACATCATCTAGACATTCAGTGAAAGAAATGTATTGTCTATCAAAATCGGGAATTagctttgacaacatggctagatagcttgttccatactcccacaaccattTGCATAAAGAAGTACCTCCTTCTCAGTTTCTTAGtcttaaaatgcatttccatgTAATTTCCAGTTGTGGCCTCTGGTCCACTGATGGATCTGCTTTGTCTGTgacttttgaggattttgaatatttatatatatttattatgacccccatctcctctgctgaATCCTGAAATGGTTGgattcttttagcctgtcaatGTAGCTTATGTGATTTTACTCTGAGGTCTCCTGTGCCAGTATCCAGTATTCCAGTACTTAAGAAAGGTACAGCCTTTCTTAGCTTCTGAGTTCTGACCAGTTGAGGCTACAACAAGCTAACACTAACTTTTTTCCCATACTTTGTATCATGGAGAATAAAGACAAAAATCAAGCTGAATTTTAGAGAAGCCCTCATCAGATACCAATCTGATATGATAAGGACTGTGGGAACAGAAAATACTTATGTTTCTGTTCAGGGAAATATATTTTGACAACCATATATCATTACACTTCATTCAAACATCTTTTATTGGTTTCACTCATCTGCATAACTGAGACAACTTAGAGCTGGCTTGTGACCTGCAATAGATCTAAAGCCTGGGCTGCAGTTCATATTTTTTGTCAGAGAGCATTCTTTATCTATACTTGCAGGATGGAGTTCTTAGAAACACGCCCCAAAACCACTCCACTGGGTAGTGTGTAACATCGGTGACAGTAAaagaaaagtttgtttttcagaagccaACTTCCACATATTTTGTGCCagttaacttgtttttttttattctgctttgGACGTCCTTTTGCAAATATTCACCCCTTGGAAAACCAGGTAAAAGgtatttttacaaaaatctTTGGGCAACTAGAAGTTTAATTGACTTAGATAATTAATCTATTGCttcaagaaatgttttaaattaaatcaagcAATGAATCTTGTATTGTATATTTCCTTTACCAATAAGTTACATATTACATCTAATGAACATGTAAAAGttaattctgtgctgaaaagtataaaaaaaacatgtttgggctgctaagctttcttcaggtattacatttaattacagctttgtttatttattacattattttatttaataactaCTTGCAGATCGATGATGCTG
This genomic interval carries:
- the LOC102696866 gene encoding carboxypeptidase N subunit 2-like; protein product: MTTEFVIALFLLLQLRLHGQSCPVRCQCFTPAKVLCADDAMKSVPVNITSAVEELTIMATSVTRIGPDAFEDSPEIQKITFLNNFIVEVSEGAFDELTKLQELEISGNRNLSEIRTDVFTSLTNLKKLFLNFNKFGTLDTGLFDNLQNLEILHLKGNLLSTLPEDLFHQLHQLHVLDLSQNMISVVSKDLFCGLTKLETLFLNENQIVTLQSNVFSNVVRLQELSLQGNKIAALPKDIFSNLGGLKELNLRGNVLKELAPGTFHPPLTHLNLEQNQLTKLSPALFSQLSCLTYLNLAKNKLAAVPEEAFQNLTELRFLSLADNQIRSLPKMVFQDLTNVNKLYLQKNNLSSLDLELFQNLTNLEHLGLFQNKLRTVPEGLFDAVIILPFLSLHDNPWTCDCNLLYLYRLIQYSTYSIQHSGRIYCQSPEPLKGQSLVFLRQEQLVCPAQNFTTCIRDLSSSQRRPQAGKDISEISEAQIFESQKDTRQCALSEGNGVIYIKCSISKCPKVKVETEVSNEHGKKINQISVGNLPEDSQCLNTIISITV